The genomic stretch TACATTTGGGTAGGAAGGGCTTTTTTTCTTGAAAAAGAGGTCTTCTTTTCGCTATATTAAAAGGAAGATTAAAAAAGGCAAACAAGATGCACAATAGAACTATAGCAAAAAAGACTGCTTATTCTGAAGGAGGATACGATTTGAAAATTTTATCAGAAACCAAACATGAGCTTGATGGCTTAGTGTTACATACAATCAAAACTGAAAAATATAAAACAAATACAATTCTTTTAAAGCTGAGCGCGCCCCTTGAAGAAGAAACGGTTACACATCGCGCATTGCTTCCATATGTACTTCAAAGTGCAACAGCTAGCCTTTCATCTTCAAAAGAGCTTCAAGGATATCTAGAAGACTTGTACGGAGCTTCTTTACAGGTGGACTTGATGAAAAAAGGTGAACATCATGTTATGACGTTTCGCGTTGATGTAGCAAATGAAAAATATTTAAGAGATCAAACACCATTGCTTGAAAAATCGCTGCGTTTGCTAGGAGATGTACTTACAGACCCTCTTTTAGAAAATGGAGTATTTAAAGAGGATATCATAGCAAAAGAAAAACGTGCTTTAAAACAGCGTATTCAAGCCGTTTTTGATGATAAAATGCGCTATGCTAACCTGCGCCTCGTAGAAGAAATGTGCAAAAATGAACCATATCATCTACATGTAAACGGCAGACTTGAAGATATTGAGGGAATTACGGCTCAAAGTCTTTACGACTACTATAAAAAAATGCTAACTGAAAATAGCGCTGATCTTTATGTGATTGGAGATATTCAGGAAGACGAAGTTGTTCAGTATACAAAAGATATTTTTTCGTTTGAAAAAAGAGACGCAAGTAAGATCTCATCTCCAGCTCAAATGTCTGTAGAGAAAGAAAATGTTGTAGAAGAGAAGCAGCCTGTTAAACAAGGGAAATTAAACATGGGGTATCGAACAAATATTGTTTATGGAGACGATGATTATTTTGCGCTGCAAGTATACAACGGTATTTACGGTGGCTTTTCTCATTCCAAACTTTTTGCAAACGTAAGAGAAAAAGAAAGCCTTGCTTATTATGCAGCGTCTCGTGTTGAAAGTCATAAAGGACTTTTAATGGTCATGTCAGGAATTGATATGAAAAACTATGACAAAGCGGTTTCCATTATTAAAGAGCAAAGTGACGCAATGAAAAATGGCGACTTTGATGAAAACACATTAAGTCAAACAAAAGCCGTAATACGCAACCAACTTTTAGAAACAGTTGACACAGCAAGAGGTCTTGTTGAAGTTATGTATCATAACGAGCTGACGGAAAATAAGGTTAGTATTGATGAATATTTAAAAAGAATTGAAGCTGTCACTAAAGAGGAAGTTGTTGCTGTTGCCCAAAAAGTTCAGCTTGATACAATTTATTTCTTAAAAGGAGAGGGTGGTGAATAAAATGAAGGAAATTACATTCGAAAATTTAAATGAAAAACTTTACTACGAAAAAATGGATAGCGGATTAGATGTGTATGTTCTTCCAAAAGAAGGGTTCAATAAAACATTTGCAACGTTTACAACAAAATACGGCTCAATTGACAATACGTTTGTACCGCTAGGAGAGAGCGAAAAAATTACGGTGCCGGATGGAATTGCTCATTTTCTAGAGCACAAACTTTTTGAAAAAGAAGATGGCGACGTTTTCCAGAACTTTAGTAAACAAGGAGCTTCAGCGAATGCATTTACATCATTCACAAGAACAGCTTATTTGTTTTCAAGCACAAATAATTTCGAAGAAAATTTTGAAACATTAATTGATTTTGTACAAGAACCATACTTTACGGAAAAAACAGTTGAGAAAGAAAAAGGAATCATTGGGCAAGAAATTACAATGTATGACGACAATCCAGACTGGCGTGCATATTTCGGTGTTATTCAAAACATGTATCATAACCATCCTGTTAAAATTGATATCGCAGGAACAATTGAATCGATTAGCCATATAACAAAAGATGACCTTTATACGTGCTACAATACGTTCTATCACCCAAGCAACATGCTTCTTTTTGTTGTAGGGCCGCAAAATCCGGAGAAAGTAATGGAGTTTGTTCGGGAAAATCAAGCGAAAAAAGATTATCAAGATCAAGATGAAATCAAACGTTATTTTGACAATGAGCCCCAAGAGGTAGCTGAGAAGAAACAAGTGTTAAAAATGTCTGTTCAGTCTTCTAAATGTCTTGTTGGAATCAAAGCGAAAAATCCGCATAGAAGTGGAGAAGAGCTTTTAAAATATGAACTAAGCGTAAATGTGCTTCTTGATTATCTTTTTGGAAAGAGCTCTTCACACTATGAGAAAATGTATGATGGAGGCCTTATCGATGAAACTTTCTCATATGACTACACAGAAGAGGGCGGATTTGGGTTTGCGATCATTGGCGGAGATACAGAGGAACCTGAGCGCTTGACTGAAGAAATCCAAAGTGTTTTGCTTTCCTTTAAAGATGCAGAAATAGATAAAAAACAGTTTGAGCGCATTTGTAAGAAAAAGATTGGTGGATTTCTCCAAGCGCTCAATTCACCTGAATTTATTGCAAATCAGTTCACACGCTATGCTTTTAACGATATGGATTTATTCCGTGTTGTGGAGACGCTTGAAGCATTAACAACAGAAGATATGACAAAGGTAGCAGAAGACTTAATTGATGAAAAGTGCTTTACCGTTTGTCAAGTGGTTCCTTCTTGAATTACCCATCACTCCATTTCTAAGAAAATTTGAAGTGAAATTCTGCTCGTTTAAAAGGATAAAAATGGCCCCCATTGAGTATCAATGGGGGCTTTCATAGGTCAAACAGAAAGGAAGAGGAGAAAAGTGAAAACAGTACTTATCACAGGAGCAAGTGGAGGAATAGGCAAAGAAATAGCACGTACGCTCTCTAGCCATTATCGACTTGTTCTTCACTATCATCGAAATGAAGAAAGCGTACGAGCCTTAGCTTTAGAACTTGAAAATCAAACAGAAGTGTTCGTTGTAAGTGGAGACTTAAGTAAGGAAAATGGCGTAACAGAGATTTTACAACAAATTGTTGTTCCAATCGATGCGCTTGTCTACAACTGCGGGAAAAGTCAATATGGTTTGTTAACAGATGTTAGTAACGAAGAACTAAGCGATATGCTTATGCTTCACGTTCAATCTCCCCTTCGTCTCGTGCGAGAGCTTCTGCCTTCTATGGTTCGTAAGCGTGAAGGATCCATTGTGCTTGTTTCATCTATTTGGGGATTAACAGGTGCTTCATGTGAAACTGTTTATTCAACTGTAAAAGGAGCTCAGAATGCATTTGTAAAGGCGCTGGCAAAAGAAGTAGGACTAAGTGGCATTCGTGTTAATGCGATTGCTCCTGGTGTGATTGATACGCCCATGGTTGCTGACTTTAACGAAGAAGAAAAAAGAATGATGGAAGAAGAAATTCCTCTTGGTAGAATGGGTCGTCCAGATGAAGTGGCAAATGTTGCTGAGTTTTTATTGTCGGATAAAGCGTCCTATATTACAGGACAAATTATTTCGACAAATGGTGGATGGTATACATAAAAGCCAAGAAAACAGACAAACTAAGGAACGAAACTACAAACAAGGAGGGTTCCTCATGTCTGTTTTAGAAAACTGGGATACGTGGAAAAACTTTTTAGGAGATCGTCTTCACCATGCTCAAAATCAAGGTATGGATAATGAAATTGTCTCAGAATTTGCTTATAAAATTGGCGATTACTTAGCAAACCAAGTAGAAGCGAAAACAGAGCAAGAAAAGATTTTAGCAGATCTTTGGAGTGTGGCTTCTAAAGATGAGCAACACGCAATTGCTAACATGATGGTAAAACTTGTACAAAATAACGGGTCACAAAAATAAGAGAGGAGTAATCCTCTCTTTTTTTGTGTATTTTTGAAAATATTGTTCATAAATTCATACTCATGGTTTATTATTTCTGTAAAATCATTTATATTAGAATACATAAACGTAGAAAAGAAACAGGCAGGAATGGAAAGAATTAATGGAGATAGGAGCACGGACAATGGAAAAGATTGAATGGTATTTAGAATATCAGATCCAAAAGAACCGTCCTGGTTTACTCGGAGACATTTCCTCTCTTTTAGGGATGTTAGCGATAAATATCGTGACGATAAACGGAGTAGACGATCAGCGCCGTGGTCTTTTGCTTCGCTGTGATTCTAACGACCAAATTAAAAGACTTGAATCTATTTTAAAGACGATGGATAATATAGTGGTAACAAAACTTCGTGAGCCAAAGCTTCGCGATAGACTTGCTGTCCGTCATGGTCGCTATATTCAGCGCGATGCGGATGATAAGAAAACATTTCGATTTGTGCGTGATGAGCTCGGTTTGCTTGTTGATTTTATGGCAGAGCTTTTTAAAAAAGAAGGTCATAAGCTTATTGGAATTAGAGGCATGCCTAGGGTAGGGAAAACAGAATCTATTGTAGCTGCAAGTGTTTGTGCGAACAAGAGATGGCTTTTTGTTTCCTCAACGCTTTTAAAACAAACGATTCGAAGTCAGCTTATTGAAGACGAATATAGTCCGAATAACTTGTTTATTTTAGACGGTATTGTTTCGACAAAACGGGCAAGTGAAAAACATTGGCAGCTTGTGCGAGAAGTGATGAGACTTGATGCAACAAAAATTATCGAGCATCCAGATATTTTTGTGCAAAATAGTGAGTATACACTCGATGATTTTTCCTATATTATTGAATTACGCAACTCTCCAGAAGAGGAAATTACATACGAACCCGTTGAAGGTCCATCCCTCATTGATGGGAATGGTTTTTCTATGTTTGATTTTTAGCATAATTGGTAGGTGTTAGCATTGACAGAGTTAGGAAAAAGGTTAAAGGAAGCACGTATTGAAAAAGGCTTATCGCTTGAAGATTTACAAAAGGAAACAAAAATCCAAAAGCGTTACTTGGCAGGGATTGAAGAAGGAAATTATGATTTAATGCCGGGGAAATTTTACGTGCGCGCGTTTATTAAGCAGTATTGTGAAGCTGTTGGTCTAAACGTTGAACAGACGTTTGAACAGTATCATGCTGACATACCGTCCGCACAGCACCAAGTTGCTCCAGAAGAGCTTTCTCGTGTGAAAACAAGAACAAAGGAAGTAGCTCCTAAAAATTCAAAAGTGCTTGATGCCTTGCCAAAAGCCATCATTGCGGCTGTTGTAGTTGGTGTCCTTGTCTTAGGATGGGTGATTGCTCTTTACATCAATAAAGACGATAAAGAGCAGGCAAACAGCAACGATTCGAAAGTTGAATCACAGTCAGAGCAGTCATCAGATGCGCAAAAAGAAGATAGTAACGATGACAGTGAGCAAGCATCAACAAAAACGGATGATAATAAGGAAGCAGAAAAGAAAGAAGACGCTAAAAAAGAAGAGGAAAAGGAAAAAGAGTCGGATAAAGATGAATCTAAATCCAAGCTTACAGCTGTAGAAGGTGCAGCAAATGCAGGCACATACAAGCTTGAAGGAGCAGACGAGTTTAAGCTTGAATTAACGGCTACGGCTACAACTCCTTCATGGGTAGGCGTAACAAATGGCAAAGGCAACTCTTTCTTTAGCAGCATGCTTCAAAAAGGCAAAACAGAAACCATTGATTTAACGAATGAGCAAGAGGTGAAAATCCGAGTTGGTTTTGCTCCTGGCGTTGAAGTGAAAGTAAATGGTGAAGTTGTTCAATATCCAAGCGATCCGAAGCAAAACGTAACGCAGAACGTTTTCATTCAATATGATGGATCTGAAGCGAATAGCGAATCATAATCGTTTCTATACGAGCTTGGTATGTACCGAATAACTGGAGGAATCAACTGTGAATTTACCAAATAAGATTACTGTAGCACGAATATTTTTAATTCCTATCTTCCTTATTATTATGTTAGCAGGCTTTGATTGGGGCACGCTACATGTTGGGGAGACAAGCTTACCTGTTGTAGATCTTGTTGGAGCTATTATTTTTATCATTGCTTCAACAACGGATTGGATTGACGGCTACTATGCCCGTAAGCTTAATATGGTCACAAACTTAGGGAAGTTTCTAGATCCGTTAGCAGATAAACTCCTCGTTTCAGCAGCTCTTATTGTTCTTGTAGATATTGAGCTTGCTCCAGCGTGGATGGTTATTGTTATCATTAGCCGAGAATTTGCTGTAACAGGTCTTCGTCTTTTACTAGCAGGTGAAGGAGAAGTATCTGCTGCTGGACAGCTTGGCAAAATTAAAACATGGGCTCAAATTGTAGCCATTGCTGCGCTTCTTTTACACAATGTACCGTTTTCTCTTCTTTCGATTCCGTTTGGAGAGATTGCTCTTTGGATAGCGGTTATTTTTACCGTTATTTCAGGGTGGGACTACTTTGTAAAAGGAAAGCACGTGTTTATTAACTCTAAATAAGAGGAAAAGGGATTTTAGACACTTTGTTTAAAATCCCTTTTACGTATATTTAAAGGAGACGATTTTGATGAATGCAGAAATCATTGGTGTAGGATCTGAGCTTTTGCTTGGACAAATCGCAAACACAAACGCCCAATTTTTATCAAAACAGCTTGCATCACTAGGTGTAAATGTATATTATCACACAGTTGTAGGAGATAATCCGAAACGTCTAGAAACCGCGATTGAAGCAGCTAAGGAACGCGCAGATCTTCTTGTTTTTACTGGAGGGTTAGGGCCTACAAAAGACGACTTAACGAAAGAAACTGTTGCAAAATCACTAGGAAGATCGCTTGTATCACACGAGGAGTCACTCTCTTCTATCAAAGACTATTTTGTAAAAACAAAGCGAGTGATGACACCGAATAATGAAAAGCAGGCGCTCGTTGTAGAAGGCTCAGATGTGTTATTAAATGATCATGGCATGGCGCCTGGAATGTATATTGAAGCTGACGGTAAAACGTACATTATGCTTCCAGGACCACCAAAAGAAATGAAGCCAATGTTTGAAAATTATGCGAAATCTCATATCTTAGACCGCCTTGGTGTGAAAGATCAAATTATTTCTCGGGTGCTGCGCTTTTTTGCGATTGGAGAATCACAGCTCGAGACGGAAATTGAAGATCTTTTAGAAGCTCAAAGCAATCCAACAATTGCACCGCTTGCAGGAGATGGGGAAGTTACACTTCGCTTAACAGCTAAGCATGAGACAGAAGAAGGGGCATTAGCTTTACTAAAAGAAATTGAAGATAAAATTCAAGAGCGCGTTGGCGAATATTTCTATGGATATGACCAAACAACATTGTTTTCTGAAGCACTCAAAAAGCTTGGTGAAAAGAACTGGACATTAGCAAGTGCTGAAAGCTTAACAGGCGGCTTGTTTAGTGAAAGAATGACAAGTATCTCAGGTTCTGGTGAGCATATGAGAGGCAGCATTGTCACATATCATGATAATATTAAAGAACATGTTTTAGGTGTGGACACTGACGTTCTTCAAAAACATGGCGCAATTAGTGAACAATGTGCGCGCCAAATGGCTGAGAAAATAAAAGAAAAGTTTAATACATCAGTAGGAATCAGTTTCACAGGAGTTGCAGGTCCAAACACAGCTGAAGGACATCCTGTTGGCCATGTTTTTGTTGGCCTTGCCATCGAAGGGAAAGAAACGGTTGTTCACGAACTGAACCTTCAAGGAACAAGAGAAGGGATTCGTAAAAGAACCGTCAACTATGGAGCATATTACTTATTAAAAGAGGACAGTGAGCTATAAAAGCTCGCTGTTTTTTACAGAGAAAAAATCGAATGAATGTTCGACTTTTTCCTTGGCAAATGACTTAAAAAGATGTATAGTAGTAATAGAAGCTCCCACCGAAAAATAAAGTGTGGGAGAGGAGATACTCGCTTTTTAAAACAGACTATTATACTAGCAATAGTTTTAATACATTGTGCTTTCAAAGCGCTAAAGGAGGAAATCAATTGAGCGATCGTCAAGCTGCGTTAGATATGGCTTTAAAGCAAATTGAGAAACAGTTTGGTAAAGGTTCTATTATGAAATTAGGAGAAGACACTGAACGTAAGATTTCCAGCGTTCCAAGTGGTTCACTTGCACTGGATGTGGCGCTTGGAATAGGTGGATATCCACGCGGACGTATTGTAGAAGTATATGGCCCAGAAAGCTCTGGTAAAACAACGTTTGCTCTACATGCAATTGCAGAAGTACAAGCGGAAGGTGGACAAGCTGCTTTCATCGATGCAGAGCATGCTCTTGATCCAGTTTATGCAAGAAACCTAGGTGTAAAAGTAGATGAACTTCTTTTATCACAGCCAGATACAGGTGAGCAAGCGTTAGAAATCGCAGAAGCTCTTGTACGAAGCGGTGCTGTGGATATTGTTGTTGTCGACTCTGTTGCAGCTCTTGTACCAAAAGCAGAGATTGAAGGGGAAATGGGTGACTCACACGTTGGTTTACAAGCTCGTCTTATGTCACAAGCTCTTCGTAAGCTTTCAGGTGCAATCAACAAGTCTAACACAATTGCTTTGTTCATCAACCAAATTCGTGAAAAAGTGGGCGTAATGTTCGGTAACCCAGAAACAACTCCTGGTGGACGCGCGCTTAAATTCTATTCTTCTGTTCGTCTTGAAATTCGTCGTGCAGAACAGCTTAAGCAAGGTAACGACGTTGTCGGAAACAAAACAAGAGTTAAAGTTGTAAAAAATAAAGTAGCACCACCATTCCGTACAGCTGAAGTAGATATTATGTATGGAGAAGGTGTGTCTAGAGAAGGCGAACTTTTAGATATCGGTTCTGAACTTGATATCGTTCAAAAAAGCGGTGCTTGGTACTCTTACAACGAAGAACGTCTTGGACAAGGTCGCGAGAATGCGAAACAGTTCTTGAAAGAAAATAAAGAGATTGCTGCTGAGATTCGTAGCCAAATTCGTCTTCACCATGGTTTAGATGAAGAAATGGCCCAACAGGCAGAAGAACAAGAAAGAGTAGAAGTTCCAGAATAAAAGGCTGATTTTTTCAGCCTTTTTTTTATAATAAAATATTGATATACATAGAGTAGAAAAGCTTTTAAGCATAAAAAGAGAGAGTAATGGAGAAAATGGAACTAGGTGGAAAATTACTCTCATCCTTTCAAAGAAAAGAATTTGAACAAATTGGAAGGCTTGACAATAAATTTTGCCACCTTTACAATTAATATGTATATCTTATATTAATGTAATGAATCAGTTGCTATGTAAAAAAGCGAATTGATGTTACAATGGAATAGGAGAACGGACACGTGCTCAATCAGCATGTGTTAACATGAGTCAAAAGCTTTGCTTACCGTTCGGCTCGCTTTGATATAAGACTCAAAACTCGGGTCGCTTTTTTTATAGCGACGGCTTTTTTTACAGGCCTTTGTATGTATATGGAAACATGAAAAATGTACATGCCGACAAGACAATTTATTTATAGCAAGAGGAGGTGAAAAGGATGGAAACTATTACAATCATCTCCGCTTTGCTTACCTTAATCGTCGGTATTGTTGTTGGGTATTTTATTCGCAGATCTATTGCAGAGGCGAAGATCGCAGGCGCGAAAAGTGCTGCGGAACAGATTGTGGACGAAGGAAAACGCGAAGCAGAATCCTTGAAAAAAGAAGCATTGCTAGAAGCGAAAGACGAAATTCACAAGCTTCGTACAGAAGCTGAGCAAGAAATTCGAACTCGCCGAACAGAGCTTCAAAAACAAGATAATCGCTTAATGCAAAAAGAAGAGAACCTTGACCGAAAAGACGAGACGCTAGACAAGCGTGAAACGGCACTTGAAGGGAAAGAACATTCTCTTACACAGAGACAACAACAAATAGAAGAAATGGAAAGCAAAGCGGAAGAAATGCTAGCTGCTCACCAAACAGAGCTTGAACGAATTTCAAGCTTAACGCGTGAAGAAGCGAAGCAAATTATTCTTGACCGCGTAGAGAATGAACTCTCACATGATGCGGCCGTGATGATTAAAGAAAGTGAACATCGAGCAAAAGAAGAAGCGGACAAGAAAGCAAAAGAAATCCTGTCGCTTGCTCTCCAAAGATGTGCAGCAGACCACGTTGCTGAAACAACAGTATCAGTTGTTAACTTGCCAAACGATGAAATGAAAGGACGAATTATCGGACGTGAAGGCCGAAACATTCGAACACTAGAAACATTAACAGGTATTGATCTTATTATTGATGATACACCAGAAGCAGTCATTTTATCAGGTTTTGATCCTATTCGTCGTGAAACAGCAAGAATTGCACTTGATAAACTTGTTCAAGATGGACGTATCCATCCAGCTCGTATTGAGGAAATGGTCGAAAAATCTCGTCGTGAGGTTGATGAGTACATTCGAGAAGTTGGAGAACAAACAACATTTGAAGTTGGTGTTCACGGACTCCATCCAGATTTAATTAAAATTTTAGGACGCTTGAAGTTCCGTACAAGCTATGGTCAAAACGTCTTAAAACACTCAATGGAAGTGGCTTTCCTAGCAGGCCTTATGGCAGCAGAGCTTGGGGAAGATGCCGTTCTTGCACGCCGGGCAGGGCTGCTTCATGATATTGGAAAAGCGATTGATCATGAAGTAGAAGGAAGCCACGTTGAGATTGGGGTTGAGCTCGCAACAAAATATAAAGAGCACCCTGTCGTCATTAATGCCATCGCTTCTCACCACGGTGACGCTGAACCAACATCAATTATCGCTGTGCTTGTAGCAGCTGCTGATGCGCTTTCGGCTGCACGCCCTGGAGCAAGAAGTGAAACGCTTGAAAACTATATTCGTCGCTTAGAAAGACTTGAAGAGATTTCAGAAGGTTATGAAGGCGTCGAAAAATCATTTGCAATTCAAGCAGGTCGTGAAGTTCGAATTATGGTGAAACCAGATACGATTGATGACCTTCAGGCGCATCGTTTAGCTCGAGATATTCGCAAGCGAATTGAAGAGGAGCTCGATTACCCTGGCCACATTAAAGTCACGGTTATTCGTGAAACAAGAGCCGTTGAATATGCAAAATAAATAACGCCAAATAGTCTCGGAAACATCGTTTCCGAGACTATCTTATTTCTATCAGCTTAAAACGAGAATTTGAACGTAGAAGGGATTTAATTATGAAGATTTTATTTGTCGGAGATGTTGTAGGCTCTCCAGGAAGAGAAATGATAGAAGACTATTTGCCACGTTTAAAGCAAAAGTTTTCTCCAAATATGATTATTGTAAACGGAGAAAATGCCGCACATGGTAAAGGAATTACAGAGAAAATTTACCGAGGCTTTCTAAATAGTGGAGCACACGTTGTTACACTAGGAAACCATGCATGGGATAAGCGCGAGATTTTTGATTTCATTGACAACGCAAAACAGCTTGTTCGTCCTGCAAACTTTCCAGAAGGAACGCCAGGAAAAGGGCTTGTTTTTTATCCATATCGAAATACAGAAGTCGCAGTTATTAACTTGCAAGGTCGCGCGTTCTTACCTCCAATTGATTGTCCATTTAAAAAAATCGATGAACTTATCGAAGAAGCCCGCAAGCGTACGTCTCTTATTTTTGTTGATTTTCATGGAGAAGCAACAAGTGAAAAACAAGCGCTTGGTTGGTACGTAGATGGCCGTGTTTCAGCTGTTGTGGGCACACACACACATGTTCAAACAGCAGATAACCGTGTTCTTCCAAAAGGAACGGCTTATATTTCAGATGTTGGAATGACAGGTCCGTATGACGGAATTTTAGGAATGAGCCGTGAAGCTGTTCTACGCCGTTTTCAAAC from Priestia filamentosa encodes the following:
- the yfmF gene encoding EF-P 5-aminopentanol modification-associated protein YfmF — its product is MKILSETKHELDGLVLHTIKTEKYKTNTILLKLSAPLEEETVTHRALLPYVLQSATASLSSSKELQGYLEDLYGASLQVDLMKKGEHHVMTFRVDVANEKYLRDQTPLLEKSLRLLGDVLTDPLLENGVFKEDIIAKEKRALKQRIQAVFDDKMRYANLRLVEEMCKNEPYHLHVNGRLEDIEGITAQSLYDYYKKMLTENSADLYVIGDIQEDEVVQYTKDIFSFEKRDASKISSPAQMSVEKENVVEEKQPVKQGKLNMGYRTNIVYGDDDYFALQVYNGIYGGFSHSKLFANVREKESLAYYAASRVESHKGLLMVMSGIDMKNYDKAVSIIKEQSDAMKNGDFDENTLSQTKAVIRNQLLETVDTARGLVEVMYHNELTENKVSIDEYLKRIEAVTKEEVVAVAQKVQLDTIYFLKGEGGE
- the yfmH gene encoding EF-P 5-aminopentanol modification-associated protein YfmH yields the protein MKEITFENLNEKLYYEKMDSGLDVYVLPKEGFNKTFATFTTKYGSIDNTFVPLGESEKITVPDGIAHFLEHKLFEKEDGDVFQNFSKQGASANAFTSFTRTAYLFSSTNNFEENFETLIDFVQEPYFTEKTVEKEKGIIGQEITMYDDNPDWRAYFGVIQNMYHNHPVKIDIAGTIESISHITKDDLYTCYNTFYHPSNMLLFVVGPQNPEKVMEFVRENQAKKDYQDQDEIKRYFDNEPQEVAEKKQVLKMSVQSSKCLVGIKAKNPHRSGEELLKYELSVNVLLDYLFGKSSSHYEKMYDGGLIDETFSYDYTEEGGFGFAIIGGDTEEPERLTEEIQSVLLSFKDAEIDKKQFERICKKKIGGFLQALNSPEFIANQFTRYAFNDMDLFRVVETLEALTTEDMTKVAEDLIDEKCFTVCQVVPS
- the ymfI gene encoding elongation factor P 5-aminopentanone reductase; protein product: MKTVLITGASGGIGKEIARTLSSHYRLVLHYHRNEESVRALALELENQTEVFVVSGDLSKENGVTEILQQIVVPIDALVYNCGKSQYGLLTDVSNEELSDMLMLHVQSPLRLVRELLPSMVRKREGSIVLVSSIWGLTGASCETVYSTVKGAQNAFVKALAKEVGLSGIRVNAIAPGVIDTPMVADFNEEEKRMMEEEIPLGRMGRPDEVANVAEFLLSDKASYITGQIISTNGGWYT
- a CDS encoding DUF3243 domain-containing protein, which produces MSVLENWDTWKNFLGDRLHHAQNQGMDNEIVSEFAYKIGDYLANQVEAKTEQEKILADLWSVASKDEQHAIANMMVKLVQNNGSQK
- a CDS encoding YmfK family protein, coding for MEKIEWYLEYQIQKNRPGLLGDISSLLGMLAINIVTINGVDDQRRGLLLRCDSNDQIKRLESILKTMDNIVVTKLREPKLRDRLAVRHGRYIQRDADDKKTFRFVRDELGLLVDFMAELFKKEGHKLIGIRGMPRVGKTESIVAASVCANKRWLFVSSTLLKQTIRSQLIEDEYSPNNLFILDGIVSTKRASEKHWQLVREVMRLDATKIIEHPDIFVQNSEYTLDDFSYIIELRNSPEEEITYEPVEGPSLIDGNGFSMFDF
- a CDS encoding helix-turn-helix domain-containing protein gives rise to the protein MLALTELGKRLKEARIEKGLSLEDLQKETKIQKRYLAGIEEGNYDLMPGKFYVRAFIKQYCEAVGLNVEQTFEQYHADIPSAQHQVAPEELSRVKTRTKEVAPKNSKVLDALPKAIIAAVVVGVLVLGWVIALYINKDDKEQANSNDSKVESQSEQSSDAQKEDSNDDSEQASTKTDDNKEAEKKEDAKKEEEKEKESDKDESKSKLTAVEGAANAGTYKLEGADEFKLELTATATTPSWVGVTNGKGNSFFSSMLQKGKTETIDLTNEQEVKIRVGFAPGVEVKVNGEVVQYPSDPKQNVTQNVFIQYDGSEANSES
- the pgsA gene encoding CDP-diacylglycerol--glycerol-3-phosphate 3-phosphatidyltransferase, which translates into the protein MNLPNKITVARIFLIPIFLIIMLAGFDWGTLHVGETSLPVVDLVGAIIFIIASTTDWIDGYYARKLNMVTNLGKFLDPLADKLLVSAALIVLVDIELAPAWMVIVIISREFAVTGLRLLLAGEGEVSAAGQLGKIKTWAQIVAIAALLLHNVPFSLLSIPFGEIALWIAVIFTVISGWDYFVKGKHVFINSK
- a CDS encoding competence/damage-inducible protein A, with protein sequence MNAEIIGVGSELLLGQIANTNAQFLSKQLASLGVNVYYHTVVGDNPKRLETAIEAAKERADLLVFTGGLGPTKDDLTKETVAKSLGRSLVSHEESLSSIKDYFVKTKRVMTPNNEKQALVVEGSDVLLNDHGMAPGMYIEADGKTYIMLPGPPKEMKPMFENYAKSHILDRLGVKDQIISRVLRFFAIGESQLETEIEDLLEAQSNPTIAPLAGDGEVTLRLTAKHETEEGALALLKEIEDKIQERVGEYFYGYDQTTLFSEALKKLGEKNWTLASAESLTGGLFSERMTSISGSGEHMRGSIVTYHDNIKEHVLGVDTDVLQKHGAISEQCARQMAEKIKEKFNTSVGISFTGVAGPNTAEGHPVGHVFVGLAIEGKETVVHELNLQGTREGIRKRTVNYGAYYLLKEDSEL
- the recA gene encoding recombinase RecA encodes the protein MSDRQAALDMALKQIEKQFGKGSIMKLGEDTERKISSVPSGSLALDVALGIGGYPRGRIVEVYGPESSGKTTFALHAIAEVQAEGGQAAFIDAEHALDPVYARNLGVKVDELLLSQPDTGEQALEIAEALVRSGAVDIVVVDSVAALVPKAEIEGEMGDSHVGLQARLMSQALRKLSGAINKSNTIALFINQIREKVGVMFGNPETTPGGRALKFYSSVRLEIRRAEQLKQGNDVVGNKTRVKVVKNKVAPPFRTAEVDIMYGEGVSREGELLDIGSELDIVQKSGAWYSYNEERLGQGRENAKQFLKENKEIAAEIRSQIRLHHGLDEEMAQQAEEQERVEVPE
- the rny gene encoding ribonuclease Y, whose protein sequence is METITIISALLTLIVGIVVGYFIRRSIAEAKIAGAKSAAEQIVDEGKREAESLKKEALLEAKDEIHKLRTEAEQEIRTRRTELQKQDNRLMQKEENLDRKDETLDKRETALEGKEHSLTQRQQQIEEMESKAEEMLAAHQTELERISSLTREEAKQIILDRVENELSHDAAVMIKESEHRAKEEADKKAKEILSLALQRCAADHVAETTVSVVNLPNDEMKGRIIGREGRNIRTLETLTGIDLIIDDTPEAVILSGFDPIRRETARIALDKLVQDGRIHPARIEEMVEKSRREVDEYIREVGEQTTFEVGVHGLHPDLIKILGRLKFRTSYGQNVLKHSMEVAFLAGLMAAELGEDAVLARRAGLLHDIGKAIDHEVEGSHVEIGVELATKYKEHPVVINAIASHHGDAEPTSIIAVLVAAADALSAARPGARSETLENYIRRLERLEEISEGYEGVEKSFAIQAGREVRIMVKPDTIDDLQAHRLARDIRKRIEEELDYPGHIKVTVIRETRAVEYAK